The proteins below come from a single Cryptococcus gattii WM276 chromosome D, complete sequence genomic window:
- a CDS encoding uncharacterized protein (Similar to TIGR gene model, INSD accession AAW43344.1) — MSGSSSSVRPPYTLKLANTKNEVEACYDIRMEVFCVEQGFTVEDEMDEYDPHSFHFLLTTPVSSPPDVSTSSLPPTNGTSDTTEKPIGTIRFVPGKSKLTRLAILKDYRKFGFGRVLVEGMENFVRQNAVKQSLGKIIEEQGGRWINIKCHSQIHAIPFYEKLGYVAEGPQFDEDGAPHQLLVHRVQVE; from the exons ATGTCCGGATCAAGTAGTTCTGTCAGACCCCCCTACACTCTCAAGCTAGCCAACACAAAAAATGAAGTCGAAGCCTGCTACGACATTCGAATGGAAG TCTTCTGTGTAGAGCAAGGGTTCACCGTTGAGGACGAAATGGATGA ATATGACCCTCACTCTTTCCATTTCCTGCTCACCACTCCCGTCTCTTCACCCCCGGACGTCTCcacttcttctcttccgcCTACAAACGGCACCTCTGATACAACCGAGAAGCCAATCGGGACTATTCGCTTCGTCCCCGGTAAAAGCAAACTTACGAGATTGGCGATTTTGAAGGACTATAGAAAATTCGGATTCGGAAGGGTGCTTGTTGAAGGGATGGAGAATTTTGTGCGTCAAAATGCAGTGAAACAATCACTCGGCAAGATCATTGAAGAACAAGGCGGAAGATGGATCAATATCAAGTGTCACTCTCAA ATACACGCTATCCCTTTCTATGAAAAATTGGGATACGTTGCTGAAGGTCCTCAATTCGACGAGGATGGAG CGCCTCACCAACTCTTGGTTCATCGCGTACAAGTCGAATGA
- a CDS encoding uncharacterized protein (Similar to SGTC gene model, INSD accession EAL21150.1) yields the protein MPSPDTTGVRSPPPTTHPLADIDPLQPSARDISVSTHPQHSQDIFDPYTASLLRATRPSADAHSLTSSTRTKDRERTGKQPAEAAAVQNKKTKEEAALAKWRKWVIEHPVHAPPLAASASTSGRSSSPGQKIPLVTLNTFTLRTYRPSDDDVQRTHSSRNGHFLYHPSDTEGSTSSPVTSLNVASPNVTVSPMSSSRFDSLENEVFNTDSVLALRDVELAVDEEILERTQRAQATSPHFVSNRSRLYETLNPFGDITHRLSSRRVRPIALELIQALGHLVDAVWLSTYPDRPCPWIIGLDESPIQSSIKHLIMTYRTPTDAYQTGVGWKSPMITAVQEGKRTGYVPTTIADSYIQFCENEVAYAIGDVDQVVGVSKGAGYIFGRALRAGEYGAPVRTNVLGANGEGGGMTRLLNDLEEAIWGDAPPRVTDLAYELPDDFDPYAIPDESELIIAAAAAGGGSGHLTANSSSLADLFRGEASASASAGAGANANGYAILASRRQSSQETGETYDSLPDFDITSSLPDDITRISTPVEIVKNKLSGGLLPGIEDIRGAEGMTLEELGKKRHEEWLANRAAMGG from the exons ATGCCCTCCCCGGACACAACAGGGGTGCGCTCCCCCCCGCCAACAACCCACCCGCTCGCAGACATCGACCCACTCCAGCCCAGCGCCCGCGACATCTCCGTCTCCACCCATCCGCAACACTCCCAAGACATCTTCGACCCATATACAGCCTCTCTTCTACGCGCTACTCGTCCTTCAGCAGACGCACACTCGCTCACCTCCTCAACTCGTACAAA AGACAGGGAAAGAACAGGAAAGCAACCAGCagaagctgctgctgtGCAAAATAAAAAGACGAAAGAGGAAGCCGCATTGGCAAAGTGGAGA AAATGGGTTATCGAACACCCCGTGCATGCTCCACCACTTGCCGCATCAGCTTCCACATCGGGAAGATCAAGTTCACCCGGGCAAAAGATTCCTCTCGTTACACTCAACACATTTACCTTGAGAACCTACCGACCATCCGACGACGACGTCCAAAGGACACACTCGTCAAGGAACGGTCACTTCCTATACCATCCGTCCGATACCGAGGGATCTACGTCTTCGCCTGTCACGTCTCTCAACGTCGCATCTCCAAATGTCACCGTCTCGCCAATGTCGTCATCACGATTTGATTCATTAGAAAACGAAGTCTTCAACACAGATTCTGTCCTTGCTTTGCGCGATGTTGAACTTGCTGTTGATGAAGAAATACTGGAACGTACACAGCGTGCGCAAGCAACTTCACCTCATTTTGTGTCAAATCGTTCACGATTGTATGAGACGCTCAATCCATTTGGTGACATTACCCATCGACTAAGTTCACGGCGAGTGCGACCTATTGCACTAGAGCTCATACAAGCACTGGGCCATCTTGTGGATGCCGTATGGCTATCCACGTACCCCGATCGTCCGTGTCCTTGGATAATTGGTCTTGATGAATCACCGATACAATCATCTATCAAACATCTGATCATGACTTATCGGACACCCACCGACGCCTACCAAACAGGCGTTGGGTGGAAGAGCCCCATGATTACCGCCGTCCAAGAAGGGAAACGTACAGGCTACGTGCCCACAACTATAGCAGACAGCTACATACAATTTTGTGAGAATGAAGTGGCGTACGCGATTGGGGATGTGGATCAGGTAGTCGGCGTAAGTAAAGGTGCAGGATATATCTTTGGAAGGGCGTTACGCGCTGGAGAGTATGGTGCACCGGTGAGGACCAATGTGTTGGGCGCCAATGGCGAAGGAGGAGGTATGACCAGGTTACTAAACGATCTCGAAGAAGCCATATG GGGCGACGCACCTCCTCGAGTGACTGATTTAGCATACGAACTCCCAGACGATTTCGACCCTTATGCCATACCCGACGAATCGGAACTCATCATCGCCGCTGCTGCCGCCGGAGGAGGTTCCGGTCATCTTACCGCAAATTCATCTTCCCTCGCAGACTTGTTCCGTGGCGAAGCAAGTGCAAGTGCAAGTGCGGGTGCAGGTGCGAATGCAAACGGCTACGCAATCCTAGCCTCTCGTCGTCAAAGTTCTCAAGAAACGGGAGAGACATATGATTCCTTACCCGATTTCGATATCACGTCCTCTCTTCCTGATGATATCACTCGCATTTCAACACCTGTGGAAATTGTGAAGAATAAGCTGTCAGGCGGGCTTTTACCGGGCATAGAAGATATACGAGGGGCCGAAGGAATGACGTTGGAAGAGctggggaagaagagacaTGAAGAATGGTTAGCTAATCGAGCGGCGATGGGGGGATAG